Genomic segment of Candidatus Korarchaeum sp.:
ACTACCCGACGAAGTTCTACGAGACTTCCACAGTCCAGTTGTGGATCTCAGTACCCAAGGGCACGCTACAGGGGACCTATAACATAGGGATCGAGTTATACAAAGGGGAGACACTCTTGAAGAGCAGGAGCGTTGTAGTAATTGTGAAGGGAATTGAACAAGCTAAAATATCGGTATTTGTCGCTCCTTACGAAGTAATACTGACGAGAGAATATCCTAAGGCCCAGATAGCTGTATTAGTCACTTACAGTGGGGAGATAGAGGATGTCACTCTCTCCCTACTCGGACTGCCCACTGGGATAAGCTATTCCATACCACCGAAGCTCAAACCGGGACAATTGGGGGTAATAAACTTGACATTGACTGATGCTAAGGAAGGGAATTATTCAGCATCTCTCGTCGCGACTATAGATGGGTTATCGGCATCTACTAATTTCAGGGTGATCGTCAAGGGTGTTCAAGCTGAGGCTAAGACGACTACGCTCACCGAATCTACTACTTTAACTGAAACGAAGAGAGAGACCGTTACTTTGACAGTTGAGAGGGGTCTCGCAGCTACGGACTATCTGCTGATAGCTATAGCTTTCCTCCTGCTGGTCCTCATATTAGCATTACTGCTCAGGAGAGGCGCCGGAGGTGTTGCTCAGGCTCCCGGAAGCACTCAAGCGTGATACCCGGATGCTCAAGCTCGAGGATATCAGGAAATTAATAAACTCTATTTTAGAGAGTGAAGTCCTGAGCAGAGGGATGAGATTCAGACTACCTGCCCCCGTAGCAGTAGGAGGAGCGGAAGATCCCCTCTGGACTGAGATAAAGCTCTTGCATCCTTGGATGAAGACGCCTCAGGAGCTCTTGAGTGGGGCGAGGAGTGTCGTGGTGTTCGCCCTCCCAATAAGTGATGAAGCGATAAGAAGTAATATCAGCGGGGATGAGCCGTCTTTCGAATGGTTAAGAGATTACGTTGCTGCTAATGAGATTCTATGGAATGCCTCTTGTAAATTAGCGGATTATCTTAAGAATTTAGGTTACAAGAGTTTACCTCTAAGACCGACGCACGACTTCGATAATGTAGAACTTAGATCGAGTTGGAGCCACAGGCACGCAGGTTACGTCTGCGGCTTGGGGACCTTCGGCTTGAACAACTTACTCATAACTGAGAGGGGCTGTGCTGTTAGAATATGCACAGTCATAACTGAGGCCCTTATAGAGAGATCGGAGAGGCCCAGGCATGAGTACTGCTTAGCTAAGCTCGGTTACAGTTGCGATGCTTGCTTGAGGAGATGCCCTATAGGGGCTTTAAACGATTGGAAGTCGATGAAGGGGAAATGTTATGAGAGATTACTCTCTTTCTCTGAAAAATGGCCAATTCTAGGGGAAGCTGATGCTTGCGGCAAGTGCTCCGTCGGTATCCCGTGCGCTACC
This window contains:
- a CDS encoding epoxyqueuosine reductase, whose product is MLKLEDIRKLINSILESEVLSRGMRFRLPAPVAVGGAEDPLWTEIKLLHPWMKTPQELLSGARSVVVFALPISDEAIRSNISGDEPSFEWLRDYVAANEILWNASCKLADYLKNLGYKSLPLRPTHDFDNVELRSSWSHRHAGYVCGLGTFGLNNLLITERGCAVRICTVITEALIERSERPRHEYCLAKLGYSCDACLRRCPIGALNDWKSMKGKCYERLLSFSEKWPILGEADACGKCSVGIPCATQIPRLYENRNRKIAMI